Proteins from a genomic interval of Narcine bancroftii isolate sNarBan1 chromosome 12, sNarBan1.hap1, whole genome shotgun sequence:
- the LOC138747750 gene encoding amine oxidase [copper-containing] 3-like produces the protein MNLKVLFAVLAVALAAIIALNWILVVGMSRTATCSLPEATHQIYDMMEQSEKKQLFADLSFQELLQVERYLKENLGVTLVNCSRASPSDNYIYMIKLQLPRKEDALRFLDRAGDPPKRAARAVVVFGAQSAPNITEYIVRPLPNPADHVDVTARTYKSLHFNSRPLTSLEYQTMQSKIGLEKLSEILGESGGPEGVVAVPLDSAPRGFQTGDRETWLMLLRNVSGFFMHPLGLETLLDHSARNTSRWVVKQVFYNGQYFDSVDELVTQYEKGSVRRITRKRSRSDFNYASLKPRGHFATYGPVPLEPQGQRYHVLDNHVRYFDWDFAFGHSPENGLQLFDVRFQNERVVYELSLQEINSVYGGETPALMRCKFLDSHYGIGASANELVRGVDCPYTATFVSTVHFMNSDGPEWTRNAICIFEHNRGIPLRRHFANWFPPHTYGGLLDNVLVIRSIATVGNYDYLLDFVFHNNGAIEAKVSPTGYALTSFAPEEAAKDYGGKLEEDVLGNVHTHFLHFKADLDIRGTSNSFEAKDVEYKLKSIPWRRDQKVHVPTVKRKIFETENEAAFRTGTKMPRYLNFVNTAKKNKWGHYQGYRIQVVSFNPDSVPEDSPDEKGISWQRYQLAVTKHKDGEQTSSSIYNQNNMWNPPIYFDEFINGESIKNEDLVAWITAGFLHIPHAEDVPNTATVGNGVGLFLKPLNYFNNDPSVYAQDAVYIDPSKGTNECVNNPMACLSDISYCIPDLPEFTYGH, from the exons ATGAACTTGAAAGTTTTGTTCGCCGTCTTGGCGGTGGCTTTGGCGGCGATTATCGCTCTCAACTGGATCCTGGTGGTGGGCATGTCGAGGACGGCGACGTGTTCGTTGCCCGAAGCCACGCACCAGATCTATGACATGATGGAGCAGAGTGAGAAGAAGCAGCTGTTCGCCGATCTCTCTTTCCAGGAGCTGCTGCAGGTCGAGCGGTACCTGAAGGAGAACCTGGGCGTGACCCTGGTGAACTGCAGCCGGGCGAGCCCCTCGGATAACTACATCTACATGATCAAGTTGCAACTTCCCCGGAAGGAGGACGCCTTGAGGTTTCTAGACCGCGCAGGGGATCCGCCGAAGAGGGCAGCCCGAGCCGTGGTGGTCTTCGGGGCGCAGAGTGCGCCCAACATCACGGAATACATCGTGCGCCCCCTCCCCAACCCAGCCGACCACGTGGACGTCACTGCTCGCACCTACAAGAGTCTCCACTTCAACTCCCGGCCGCTGACCTCCCTGGAGTACCAGACCATGCAGTCGAAGATAGGCTTGGAGAAACTGTCGGAGATTCTCGGGGAGAGCGGGGGGCCCGAAGGGGTGGTCGCGGTCCCTCTGGACTCGGCCCCCCGCGGTTTTCAAACGGGCGACCGGGAAACTTGGCTGATGCTCCTGAGAAACGTGAGCGGCTTCTTCATGCACCCTCTGGGTCTGGAAACGCTGCTGGATCACAGCGCCAGGAACACCTCGAGGTGGGTCGTGAAGCAAGTGTTTTATAACGGCCAGTACTTCGACAGCGTCGACGAGCTGGTGACCCAGTACGAGAAGGGATCGGTGCGGAGGATCACCCGCAAAAGGAGTCGCTCCGACTTCAACTACGCCTCGCTGAAGCCCCGAGGGCACTTTGCCACCTATGGCCCTGTGCCACTGGAACCGCAGGGCCAGCGATACCACGTCCTGGACAATCACGTTCGGTACTTCGACTGGGACTTCGCGTTCGGCCACAGCCCCGAGAACGGGCTGCAGCTGTTTGATGTTCGGTTCCAGAACGAGCGGGTGGTCTACGAGCTGAGCCTGCAGGAGATCAACTCGGTTTACGGAGGAGAGACGCCGGCGTTAATGAGGTGCAAGTTCCTCGACTCCCACTACGGCATTGGGGCAAGCGCCAACGAGCTGGTGAGAGGGGTGGACTGTCCCTACACCGCCACGTTCGTCTCCACCGTCCACTTCATGAACAGCGACGGACCCGAGTGGACCAGGAATGCCATTTGTATCTTTGAGCACAATCGGGGAATCCCCCTCCGCCGCCACTTCGCCAACTGGTTCCCGCCCCACACCTACGGGGGGCTACTCGACAACGTGCTGGTCATCAGGTCAATAGCAACGGTGGGCAACTATGATTATCTCCTTGATTTCGTCTTCCACAACAACGGGGCGATCGAGGCCAAAGTGTCCCCCACCGGGTACGCCCTGACATCGTTCGCCCCCGAAGAAGCAGCCAAAGATTACGGGGGGAAACTCGAAGAGGACGTGTTGGGCAACGTTCACACTCACTTTTTGCACTTCAAAGCTGACCTGGATATTAGGG GTACCTCTAACTCTTTTGAAGCAAAAGATGTTGAATATAAACTCAAATCTATCCCATGGAGACGTGACCAGAAGGTACATGTACCCACAGTGAAAAGAAAGATATTCGAGACGGAGAATGAAGCTGCTTTCAGAACTGGAACAAAAATGCCCAGATACCTGAATTTTGTAAACACGGCTAAGAAAAATAAATGGGGTCATTATCAAGGTTACAGGATTCAAGTGGTAAGCTTCAACCCTGACAGTGTACCAGAAGATAGTCCAGATGAAAAAGGCATCTCCTGGCAAAG ATACCAGTTGGCAGTGACAAAACACAAAGATGGAGAACAAACAAGCAGCAGTATATACAATCAGAATAATATGTGGAATCCCCCCATTTATTTTGATGAGTTTATCAATGGCGAAAGCATTAAGAATGAG GACCTAGTAGCCTGGATAACAGCTGGATTTCTTCACATCCCCCATGCAGAAGATGTTCCGAATACTGCTACAGTCGGAAATGGAGTTGGCTTATTTCTGAAACCACTCAACTATTTTAACAATGACCCTTCCGTTTATGCTCAAGATGCCGTGTACATCGATCCTTCCAAAGGAACAAATGAATGTGTGAATAACCCCATGGCTTGTCTATCAGACATTTCCTACTGTATACCGGACTTGCCAGAATTTACCTATGGACATTAA